GGGTCAATGAGAAGCGCGATCCAACCGCAGAAACCGTAATTGAAATTGTGCGGGCACTGAAAACACTCAATCCAGAAGCAGCAAAAGCGTTTGCGAAGCTGTATTTGATGGATGAGGTCGATTAGGAGACTTTCCAAAAGGAGCGATGCCATTGAAGCGCTTCGACTCTGGGCTGATGTTGCTCCGGAAGTAAGATTAGCTCTTGATGGAAGTCTTTGAGCGATCGCAATCCTGGGGGTGATTCTTCTTCAAATCGGTCTGAGCAAACAATCACCCGATAATTATCATCAATGCTAAACCAGCCGCGATCGAAGGCCCAATGGTGGTTTTTGCAAAGCGATAGACCATTATCAAACCTGTCATCTCGAAACTCGGCAAACGGTTTGATGTGCGCCCCATCTACAATCGTCTGATTGTTAGAGCCGACGATTTTCAATCGACATAAGGCACATTGATGTTGATAAAGACGAACCACAATTCGCCGAAAAGCAGCATCCCTAACAAAAACTCTATCTTGATCTTTTAATTCTGAAACATCATAAATCTCACCGCCCTTTTCAAGGAGTCGAAGCTGAATATCTTCTAACTCGTCCTTTTCTTGAATGCCCTCAAACTGCTGAGCCTCATTTGGAAAGTAAGTCTGAATCAATACCTCACTCAATCTTAGCCGATTGGCTGGTTCCTGAAGATATTCAAATAATTCTTCGTCTAAATAAGCATATTTGACAACATCTCTCAGAGCAGTCAAACCTTTAATTTTTACCTTTCTAGCAATAGTTGCTTCAAATCCAGGATTCGCCATTAGACGCCAGAATTCGTCTCCCTTTAGATGAAAGAAAGGGAGAGAAATATCGGAGTGATATTTGGGATTCTTTACCAAGCTTCCCCAATATTTAAGAAATGCTGCTACCAACTCTGGAGACAAATAGATCGGGTGCATCCCAGTTATGCAATGAGTAGAAGTGCTTAGTGCAGATTAAGGGCAGACGCCGTAGGCTCAGAGCAGTTGCTCTAAGGATAGTTGAAGCGATGGATGCCACCAAGGAAGCCCAAATCAAAGCCCATGCACTGGCGTTAGCGGAGTTGCTTTACGACGAGACAGACCCTGAACAAGTCAAAACATTGGCCGGGATCGAAGTCGCCGTTCGTGACCACCTACTGGAGTATGTGGGGCCTGAGATCGGAAATTTTTTATCTGCACAAGCAGCGGCACAAGCTCTGGGCGAAAGCGGCACATCCAGAGTATCGTCGGACGCTTAAGTCTGAGTCAGCGCCAGAGCCAGCGGCTTAAGGTCAAGGCCCGCACCCAGTGGAGTCCTCAGGTTGAGACGTGCTGCTTGCTGCTGAGTGCCAACGAAGCCTATGCGCGAGCTGCCGACGATATCGCTGTGCTCACCGGGGTGTGCGTGTCAGGGAGTACCCAGCAACGGCTGGTGCATCGTCAAGACCTAGAGCCACCAGCGGTGGACAGCGGGGTTAAGGAAATGAGCTTAGACGGGGGCAAAGTCCGTCTGCGGACTCCTCAGGGGCAGCCCTGCCAGTGGCGCGATTACAAGGGGGTAAACCTGCATCAGTGCAGCATTAGCGCCTTCTACAAAGACAACGACAGCTTGGTCAACTGGCTCAACCAGCAGCCCTTAGCGCATCCCCTCGTTTGTCTTGGGGATGGTCACGACGGCATCTGGAACCTGTTTTCACAGATCGGGCATCGCAGCGAGCGCCTTGAGATCTTGGACTGGTACCACCTGATGGAGAATTTGGGTAACGTGGGTGGGTCTCAACAGCGTCTTGATGCCGTCGAAGCCTGCTTGTGGCAAGGGGATGTGGATGGGGCGGTTAGGCTATTCGACGACTGGTCCCATGAGCGGGTAGACCAGTTTATCGGCTATCTGGCTAAGCATCGGCTCCGTATCGTTAACTACAGCTACTACCAAGCTGAGGGGATTTCAATTGGCTCGGGTGCCGTGGAGTCGACTATCAAGCAAATTGGTAGGCGGGTGAAAATTTCAGGCGCTCAGTGGAAGGAAGACAACGTTCCACAAGTCCTTCGCCATCGCTGCGCTTATCTCAATGGTCAATTCTCATCCTGAGTCTTGTAAGACTGGGATGCACCCAATAGATCAGAAGTGTTGAATCTTGATGGTAAAACTTTACAAAAAGCACTCTCAAGAGGCGGATTATTGAGAATGGAAGCAATAAGTAGGTCATTACAGGCAGAATTATAGATCTTTTGTACTGGATTCAGCTATGAACTTGCCCTGCTAACATTGCGTTCAACACTTCTGCCAATAGATCTGATTGTGCTGAATTTGTCCACGATCAATCAACTCAAGTACAGCGATTAATAGGATTGGCTTGTGTGGAGCATCCTTATCTCTCCGGAGCTTGGCAATTTTTTGGACGTAATCGCTGAATGGCTTACTCATTGAGGTCTGTAGAACTCTGAAAAGTCTTCGGGAAGGTAAGCAGGAGGTTCTCTGAATCGGTCTGTTTGTGAAATCTCTTCAATCAGTGCGTACTGACCTGGAAACCATCGAGAGATCAAAACTGCGGTTAGGCTACCTCTGATATCTGGTTGACATAAAAATTCAAATAGATCCTCGTCAAGATAGGCATACCTGATTGCGCGGTTCACTTCGGCAAAGGTCTTAAGCTTCACACCTGATGAAATGAGGTGTTCATAACTAGAGTTTGCCCAAAAATGCCAGAACTTACCACTTCTCATGTGAAAGAATGGTCGAGAAATATCTGGGCGATGATTCAGTGATCCTAGATAGCTCCAATACTTTAGAAATGTTTGAATTAGTTTAGACTCTAAGTAGATCTGATTTTTTGTAATAATTCTACGCTGGATGTGCTCGATCACTGACAGGAGCAAAATGGGTTTGTGTGGTGCAACTCCATGAGCGCGATCGACCCTCAATCGCTGAAACTTCTTAGCATAATAGTCAAGTGCTTCAATCTTCAAAGGACTATTTAGATCCCAATAAATTTATAATTCTCGTTTCTATAAAAACTTTGTTAAATCAAATTCTTCAAAATTTGAATCTTTGGTTTCTCTCAAGGATTCTAAAAATAAGAGTATCTGCTCTCCGTAACTTAAACTGCCACGAAGTTGCTCTTGAAGAATCTCAAGTCCACCATTTGCATATTCCTAAAAAATTCTAGCTTTTTGTTGATCACTTTCTTCATCCTGAGATAAGATTCGAGCGTTTTGGGTTTCGGCAAAAGCAAGTAGTCCGATTATCGATTTATCTCTAATCTGCTCCTGAAGGACAGGATCAGGATCTTTCCGAGATGCTTTTTCAGAGCTAATTTATGAAGCAAATCTTAAGAAGCCTGAAACTCTTGGCATGTGTGGCTTTGAGGTCATGTTTGCCCAGGAAAAGCGGTTTCTCGGAAATCCTTGATTAACAAGGCTTTCAGGCTCCTTTACAAATTAGCTCTCAAAGGGAACTCGTTTTTTGTAATGAAATCCTAGCGCGGCTGCGAAAGATAAGATATCCCCGTAGGTGAGGAACACGCCTTCATCTCCTTCTTTGGCGTGAAGTGATCTAACGAACTCGTCCTTATCTGCTGCGATTTGAATTCTAGCGAGCGCCATACTGGTGAGTCAGAAAATCGGTTGATTTTAGGGTTCCCAGGTTAGGTAGGGAGTTTACACAATATTATCCACAAAGAAACGGGCGATACTTGACCAGACTTGCTTCACGTTGAGTTGCCTGCCCGCAGAATCTCTGCCACCGTCAAGTCTAGCCCCGGCAACAGGGCAGACTCAAGCCGCTGATTGGGGTCGTGGGTGGTGTCGTCATGGTTAACCTTGCCTCCGGGTGTAGTTTAGTTGCCCCCACCCCATCCGCCCCTCTTGTACGTCAGCCATCAGTCTTGTCCTTCACGCTCTTGTCCTGCATTTTGCGGTTGGCTATGAAACATCTGGAGCAACCAGCGGCTAATCTCACCGTCTTCCTGCGTCTGGCTGCGCTTGAGGGCTTCTTCCACAAGGGCGATCGCCAGTCCTGGCAGCACCTCCGACTCGCGGATTTGCCGACTGCCCCCATCCGCCACCGCAAAGGCAATCACCTCACCCTGCTCCACATCCACCACCCAGTATTCCTGCACCCCCAACCGCTCGTAGAGCAGGCGCTTGCGTCCAAGGTCATCGCTGAGGATTGTAGAGGCAACTTCGATGACCAACTGCGGCGCACCAAACTCGTTTACATCAATGGGCTGAGAAGACTTGGGTGGAATGCGGAACGCGGCACCAATGTAATATGCCAGGTCAGGCTGACACTCGCGCACGCCTGGTTTGCGAAAACTGCCGTTGGTAAAGCCTTTGAGGCGAATATTTTTGACCGTGCCGTAGAGACTGACCGTTTGGGCAAGAATCGTATTATCCTGGCTATGCCCAGATCCAATCGGCATCGTCTCAATCCTCATCGAGTCAGTGTCGTAGTAGAACCGGGCTTGTTCTAGTTCAGGGCGATCGCCCAGTGCCAGAAAGGTCTCCCAACTCGCTTTGACCCACGCATCGGTGACCAGATTTTGCGGTGCGGGTAAGGTATTCACCATTGGCTAAGGCTCCTTTGCAGGGCGACTCTGACCCGCCAGTCTACCCTTTGACTGCGATGATCTCAGTGTACTCAAACTCGTTGGGGCTGCGGCAGGGAGATTAGGATGCTGGTGGTGAATTCATTGCGAATCTGGGCACTACTCTTGCAAAGGCTTGATCGCAATCAGAAGGGATTTGTCAGTTAATCTGCCTCTCACGCTTGAAGCAGGCCCTAATCTGCCACCAGAACGGTGAGTGCTTGGGGGATGACACGAAAGGTGGCGGGGGTTGCCGTGGTGATCTCGCCATCGGTGTTAATCGCGTGGGGTTCGCGGGTGTAAATTTCAATTTCCTGACCATGCAGACCGCGCACCCAGGGAAGGCTGGCCTGCTGGCCCCGGCGCATCTTCCAGAGCAGGGGAATGAACTGCCACAGGTGCTTCACCTCTAGGCTGTAGAGGTCGAGCCGCTGATCATCGATCGCCGCATCCTCAGCGATCGCCATCCCTCCGCCATAGTAGCGACCATTGCCGACTGCGATTTGGAGCGTTTTGACGGCGATTGTCTCCCCATCTACCCGGATCTCGGCTCGGAAGGGGTGCAGTTGGGTGAGGGCTTGAACAGCGGAAATGGCATAGGCCAATAGGCCCCAGCGCTGCTTCATGCCCTGGGAGAGGCGACGGGTAATTTTGACGCTGAGGCCAAGGCTGGCCACATTGAAGAAATACTTGCCATTGACCCAACCCAGATCGATAGAGCGACGCTTGCCCTGGGCGATCGCGCGACAGGCATCTGGGATACTTTGCGGTAGTCCAAGGGTACGCGCCAGGTCATTGGCCGTACCCAGGGGCAAAATTCCCAGCGGCAACTGAGTCTCCACTAACACATCAACCACTCGATTAAGGGTGCCATCGCCGCCGCCGATAATCACCAAGTCCAGCTCATCTCGGTGCTTGCGGATCAGATCTGCGAGTTCGCCCGATCGTTTGGAGGGCACCAGCACCAACTCAAACTCTAGTTCATCCAAGATGTCAACCGCTTGAGCCAGGCGCTTCTTCCCGCTGCGGGCATTGCGATTCACAAAGATGAGGGCACGTTTGCTCATGGTAGGACTGGAAGATGCGCGATGCTGCTTGCAGGATAGCGAAGTCGGAGCGATCGCCCAAAGGTGCAGGGACTTGCAGAATCAGGGCGATCGCCCTGACCCCGATCGCCCTGCCCCCGATCGCCCTGACCCCGATCGTCCCGACCGCAGGTGTAGAATCGGGAAATGAAAAATTTCCCCGGTTCCCCCAACATCCCTGCTGCTGCCTGGACGCGCCCCATTGGGCAAGGCTGGGACAAGCCCTACACCGTCCGCTATGCCAGCAACCTAGACGACGGCCCGTGGCACGGGATGCCGTTGGGGGGCTTTGGGGCGGGTTGCATTGGGCGATCGCACCGAGGCGACTTTAACCTGTGGCATATCGACGGCGGCGAACACTGGTTTCAATCCATGCCCGCCTGCCAGTTCAGCGTGTTCGAGCAGTCGGCCCAGGGCACCCGGGCCTATGCGCTCGTAAAGGAAGCAGATGAGCGCGGGCTATGCCCTCCGTTCGTCGCGCCGCTGCCCGAAAATCCTGGCACGTATCACGCGCTATATCCGCGCAGTTGGTTTGCCTACGATGGCGGGCTTCAGGCAAATTTGGTCTGCGAACAGTTTTCGCCAATCTGGGCCCACAACTACCAGGAACCGAGCTATCCGGTGGCGGTGTTTGTGTGGACGGCGCACAACCCAACAGACGCGCCGATCACGCTGAGCCTGATGCTGAGTTGGGAAAACATGACGGGCTGGTTTACCAACACGCTGAAGTCGCCGGATGTGAAGGTGCGGGATGATGGCAGCCCGGTTTACGAATATCAGCCCCGCATTGGCGAAAGCGAGGGGAACTTTAACCAGTGGCGCATCGAGGGAGATGCCGCAGGCTGCGTGCTGGGGCGAAGGCTGGAAGCACCACCCGCCGAGGGGGATGGGCAGTGGGCGATCGCGCTGTTGCGGAGTGATATTGCTGACCAGACCTCCCAGACGGAAGTCTTCTATCACACCCGTTGGAATCCGACGGGTGACGGCGGCGACCTGTGGGCGACTTTTTCAAAAGATGGCTCGCTGCCCAATGTGTGCGACGAAACCCCCGCCATAGCAGGAGAAAGAATTGCGGCGGCGATCGCCCTCCGGGTTACCCTGGCTCCGGGCGAAACGCGGGAGATGCCGATGGCGCTGGCGTGGGATTTTCCAGTGACGGAGTTTGCCGAAGGCGTAACTTACCTGCGACGCTACACCGACTTTTTTGGCGCAACAGGGCAAAACGCCTGGGCGATCGCCCGCACTGCGCTGGCGCAGTATCGCACCTGGCAAGCGCAGATTCAGCAGTGGCAGCAGCCGATTCTCGACCGGGGCGACCTGCCCGACTGGTTCAAGATGGCCCTGTTTAACGAACTCTACGCCCTGACGGACGGGGCAACGCTGTGGAGTGCGGCGACGGAGCGCGATCCGGTCGGTCAGTTTGCCGTGGTGGAATGCCTGGACTACCGCTGGTACGAGAGCCTGGACGTGCGGCTATACGGCTCCTTTGCGCTGCTGATGCTGTTTCCAGAACTGGATAAGGCCGTGCTGCGAGCCTTTGCCCGCGCTATTCCGGCCGCAGACCCCACGCTTCGCAAAATCGGCTACTACGCCACTCAGGGAACGGAAAGTCCGCTGGTTCCCCGCAAGCTGGCCGGAGCCACGCCCCACGACCTTGGCGCACCCAACGAACACCCCTGGGAAAAGACCAACTACACCAGCTATCAGGATTGCAACCTCTGGAAAGACCTGGGAGCCGATTTTGTCCTCCAAGTTTATCGAGATTTTGTGCTGACGGGCAGCACCGATACGCAGTTTCTTGAAGACTGCTGGCCCGCCGTCGTGTCCACCCTCGCCTACCTGAAAACCTTCGACCTAGACCACGACGGCATTCCCGAAAACTCCGGCGCACCCGACCAGACCTTCGACGATTGGCGCTTGCAGGGCATCAGCGCCTACTGCGGCGGGCTGTGGATTGCGGCGCTGGAAGGGGCGATCGCCCTTGCAAAGTCCAGAGGTCAGCACTCCAACCCAAACGCCCCCCCTCCCACAGATTCCCCCGAAACCCGATGGCAAGAATGGCTCACCCAATCTCGCGCCATCTTCCACCCGACGCTGTGGAACGGGCAATACTATCGGCTCGACAGCGGCAGCGGTTCGGACGTGGTAATGGCAGATCAGTTGTGTGGGCAGTTTTATGCGCGGCTGCTGGGGCTGCCGGATGTAGTGCCGGAGGACTGTGCCCGGTCGGCGCTGAAGACGGTGTATGAAGCGTGCTTCCTCCAGTTTCACGGTGGTCAGTTTGGCGCGGCCAACGGGTTGCGGCCGGATGGATCGCCCGCGAACCCGAAGGATACGCACCCGCTAGAGGTGTGGACGGGCATCAACTTTGGGCTGGCGGCGTTTCTGTGGCAGATGGGGTTGCCAGATGAAGCCCTGCGGCTGGCGGAAGCCGTGGTGTGTCAGATCTACAGCAACGGCTTGCAGTTTCGCACGCCAGAGGCGATTACGGCAGTGGGCACGTTTCGCGCCAGCCACTATCTGCGGGCAATGGCGATTTGGGGAATCTACGGCGTAATGACAGATTTTGCTACGCTGCGATCGCCCTAGCGGTTTCTACCGGAAAACCAACCGCCTTCCATGCTGGCATCCCGCCGCGCAGTTCCGACACGTTGAGGAACCCAGCGGTGCGGAGTTGGGCAGCGGCGATCGCCGTTTCCTCGTCTGTATAGCCATAGACGTAGAGATCGCGCTCCAACTCCAGATAAATCAGCGCCGTGTCCACTAGCTCAGCCGTTGGCATCGAGACTGCGCCCTCGATATGGGCAGCGTTGAACTCTGGGCGATCGCGCACGTCGATAATCGTCAGCGCGGGTTCGCCCCAGTCCAGTCGGGCCTTTAGGTCATACACGTTGGACTTCGGACGGAGCGGCGGCGGTGTGGGAATCAGTCCAAAAAGTCGCATGGCGCAGTGCAGGTGTGTGAGGTGAGCAGGAGGAACAGAAAGGCAGTCATCAGGAAGAACCAAGAGGAACCGGAGTCAGGCGACAAACCCGCTGTCATGCGGATTCCCCCCAAAACCCTAATTCCTAACCCCCGACCCCTTCTATACCTGCACTGTAGCAACATTGCCCAGGATTTACAAACTTTTGTATCCGAACCTTGACGAACGATCCGCAGCGTGGCACGCCTACTCACGAATCCAGGGGGATTTCGGCGATCGCGCTTAGGTCTGGCAGCGGCAGCGACGGGCTGGCGGTGGATTGGGAATCGCCCCAACAGCGGATGCCCGGCCCACA
The Thermoleptolyngbya sichuanensis A183 DNA segment above includes these coding regions:
- a CDS encoding HNH endonuclease encodes the protein MHPIYLSPELVAAFLKYWGSLVKNPKYHSDISLPFFHLKGDEFWRLMANPGFEATIARKVKIKGLTALRDVVKYAYLDEELFEYLQEPANRLRLSEVLIQTYFPNEAQQFEGIQEKDELEDIQLRLLEKGGEIYDVSELKDQDRVFVRDAAFRRIVVRLYQHQCALCRLKIVGSNNQTIVDGAHIKPFAEFRDDRFDNGLSLCKNHHWAFDRGWFSIDDNYRVIVCSDRFEEESPPGLRSLKDFHQELILLPEQHQPRVEALQWHRSFWKVS
- a CDS encoding lipid kinase, with protein sequence MSKRALIFVNRNARSGKKRLAQAVDILDELEFELVLVPSKRSGELADLIRKHRDELDLVIIGGGDGTLNRVVDVLVETQLPLGILPLGTANDLARTLGLPQSIPDACRAIAQGKRRSIDLGWVNGKYFFNVASLGLSVKITRRLSQGMKQRWGLLAYAISAVQALTQLHPFRAEIRVDGETIAVKTLQIAVGNGRYYGGGMAIAEDAAIDDQRLDLYSLEVKHLWQFIPLLWKMRRGQQASLPWVRGLHGQEIEIYTREPHAINTDGEITTATPATFRVIPQALTVLVAD
- a CDS encoding helix-turn-helix domain-containing protein — its product is MGKAGQALKQVLETYNISQYSLSVEMNVERNNIYRWVNEKRDPTAETVIEIVRALKTLNPEAAKAFAKLYLMDEVD
- a CDS encoding Uma2 family endonuclease, with the protein product MVNTLPAPQNLVTDAWVKASWETFLALGDRPELEQARFYYDTDSMRIETMPIGSGHSQDNTILAQTVSLYGTVKNIRLKGFTNGSFRKPGVRECQPDLAYYIGAAFRIPPKSSQPIDVNEFGAPQLVIEVASTILSDDLGRKRLLYERLGVQEYWVVDVEQGEVIAFAVADGGSRQIRESEVLPGLAIALVEEALKRSQTQEDGEISRWLLQMFHSQPQNAGQEREGQD
- a CDS encoding GH116 family glycosyl hydrolase; this encodes MKNFPGSPNIPAAAWTRPIGQGWDKPYTVRYASNLDDGPWHGMPLGGFGAGCIGRSHRGDFNLWHIDGGEHWFQSMPACQFSVFEQSAQGTRAYALVKEADERGLCPPFVAPLPENPGTYHALYPRSWFAYDGGLQANLVCEQFSPIWAHNYQEPSYPVAVFVWTAHNPTDAPITLSLMLSWENMTGWFTNTLKSPDVKVRDDGSPVYEYQPRIGESEGNFNQWRIEGDAAGCVLGRRLEAPPAEGDGQWAIALLRSDIADQTSQTEVFYHTRWNPTGDGGDLWATFSKDGSLPNVCDETPAIAGERIAAAIALRVTLAPGETREMPMALAWDFPVTEFAEGVTYLRRYTDFFGATGQNAWAIARTALAQYRTWQAQIQQWQQPILDRGDLPDWFKMALFNELYALTDGATLWSAATERDPVGQFAVVECLDYRWYESLDVRLYGSFALLMLFPELDKAVLRAFARAIPAADPTLRKIGYYATQGTESPLVPRKLAGATPHDLGAPNEHPWEKTNYTSYQDCNLWKDLGADFVLQVYRDFVLTGSTDTQFLEDCWPAVVSTLAYLKTFDLDHDGIPENSGAPDQTFDDWRLQGISAYCGGLWIAALEGAIALAKSRGQHSNPNAPPPTDSPETRWQEWLTQSRAIFHPTLWNGQYYRLDSGSGSDVVMADQLCGQFYARLLGLPDVVPEDCARSALKTVYEACFLQFHGGQFGAANGLRPDGSPANPKDTHPLEVWTGINFGLAAFLWQMGLPDEALRLAEAVVCQIYSNGLQFRTPEAITAVGTFRASHYLRAMAIWGIYGVMTDFATLRSP
- a CDS encoding ISKra4 family transposase (programmed frameshift) — its product is MDATKEAQIKAHALALAELLYDETDPEQVKTLAGIEVAVRDHLLEYVGPEIGKFFICTSSGTSSGRKRHIQSIVGRLSLSQRQSQRLKVKARTQWSPQVETCCLLLSANEAYARAADDIAVLTGVCVSGSTQQRLVHRQDLEPPAVDSGVKEMSLDGGKVRLRTPQGQPCQWRDYKGVNLHQCSISAFYKDNDSLVNWLNQQPLAHPLVCLGDGHDGIWNLFSQIGHRSERLEILDWYHLMENLGNVGGSQQRLDAVEACLWQGDVDGAVRLFDDWSHERVDQFIGYLAKHRLRIVNYSYYQAEGISIGSGAVESTIKQIGRRVKISGAQWKEDNVPQVLRHRCAYLNGQFSS
- a CDS encoding rhodanese-like domain-containing protein; translation: MRLFGLIPTPPPLRPKSNVYDLKARLDWGEPALTIIDVRDRPEFNAAHIEGAVSMPTAELVDTALIYLELERDLYVYGYTDEETAIAAAQLRTAGFLNVSELRGGMPAWKAVGFPVETARAIAA